Below is a genomic region from Parageobacillus toebii NBRC 107807.
GAGCATCGTACTTTTTCCATTCTGGATTCTCCACACCGTATATCAGGTTATACAGAATTGGCAGATCATCGTGTGTTGGTGTCCGCAGAAATATTCTTTTTCCTGTCAGCAACAACTTTTGCAACATATATCCACCCCCTATCTTACAGAGTTCAACAATCCATGCTATTATCCCTTTTCTAAAAAGAACAAAAACACCCCGTACACCTAAGTAATCAGAAAGACATGGCAAAGGTGACGAATAACTTCCGTCACCCTAGACTGCCTTGTTTAACTATCGCATCCGTCAACTTAACAATTATAAATATTCTGGCAAATGATTTTTATACATTTCTAATGCATCTGTATGTTCTTCTAAAACAGCAATTGTTTTTGGATGTGGCTTCGCATAAATTATTGGGTAATCTCTTTCATCAAATTCTTCTTGGGGAGTAAAAGCTAACTTTTCCTCGTCAATTGAAAATTGGGAATCAATTCCCTTTTTGTTTCCACGAGCATCTAAACGAATCCACCGATTTAATGATTTAAGAAAAACGCCATTAAGTGCATGAAGGGAATAACCTTGGTCAGGTGTATCGAATAGCATTAGCCGTTGATAACAAAAACCTGTCGGGATTCCTTGAGACCTTAATAAAGCCGCTAATAGGTTGGCTTTGGCATAACAAATTCCTTCTTTATAGTAAAGAACCTCAGAAGCTTTACATGTAACTCTTGTGCTTTGTATATCCCACGAGTGAGAAATCTCATCTCTTACAAATTCAAATGCTATTTTAGCCTTTTCCATTTCTGACTGCCCTTCATGAAACAATTCATTAATTTTTTTCTGAATTAAAGGATGAGAAAAATTGACAACATCCAATTCTTTCAGATAATCCATCAAATCAGTGGACTCAGGAATTAGTTCCATTTTAGTTCCCCCTTATCAAATACGTTTTTCATAATTATACGAATATTTAAATAAAAAATACAATAATGGTTTACTTGGGTAACTTCAGCTATACCGCTCGTTAGTTCAACAAGAAAAGCGATACTCCAAAAGAGATGTTCCTATAAACTGTGTTTTTGTAAAATTTAATTTGGAAATAATTGACGATTTCATATTACTCCCTCTTAATTAAAATTTCGGAAAATTTTATCATGATAAGGACCATTTGTAAATACTTTACTTACTGTCTTCCTTGCGTTAAACAGGTTATTTATATAATTTTTTCTGTCTTTCATAATCTACCCCGTTAAGCTACCTATGCATCGCTTCGTGGCACCACAGATGATGGAAGAAATCACCTTTTCCCATGGGAGTTGAATAAGTTTTATTCAATAGAAAAGGGGCAACATGGTAGTTGCCCCTTTCTCTGTTATCCTTTTTTGATTTTTAACATCGAATTAGCATTTACCTGAAACTCATTCATATGGAACTTTAACCTCTTCGACTGTACACCCGTTATTATTGAGGTAGCTTATTAATTTATCTAAATGCTCATATCGCTTTCCTTCTAAATCCACTAAAGGAAAAATCCGAATTTCCTCTTTAGAAACCCTTAATAACTCATTTAGCGTCGCTATATGAAATGGATAATCTAATCGGTCAGCATACATAAATAGAAAATGTGCCGAAAGATTTAGTAATTTTAACCTCCTTGTTTCATCTTTTTTAGGAAGAACTTGAATTAAGGTGTGCATGTTTTCATTCAACTAAACACCCGTTAATGAAACAAGGAATATTGTTTCTTTTACCATTCTCTCCATTCTTCAGTTATGTCTTCTTCGGATTCTAAACCAGCTATACGCGCAGCTTCAATAATAAACTCACATAGTTCTTCTCTCTCCATTGTTTCAATAAAATAATCATATTTGTCATTTAATTCATTTAATCTAATTACCACTTCTTTAACACATTCCAGTATGTCTTCCTCTGTCGGATTATCTCCAAGTTTTTTTAAGTTGTTGATGTAAGAATCAAGAACCTCATTAGTTGCATTGATATTTTCGTCGGTAAAAAGGTCATCATCTTCATCCATTCTTTGTTTCCATTCTGCTGTTGGTTTATTTTTTGTTAGCTCTTCAAAAGTCATAATATCCTCCCAAAAATGTATTGTTTTATCTTGTTTATTAATTTCTTTAATTTATCTAACTTCTCCTTTTAAAACTAATATTTTTTTATAATCTTTCGAACTTCCTTGTTCAACTAATGCTGCCCGTTAGTCGAATAAGAAAAAGATTGCCGCAACAACCACTATTCTTAAACTCAAACACCGTTTAACCCATCATGCTACTAACGCAGCACCTCAGATGATGAAAGAAATTTTATTCTTCCATGGGAGTTGAAGTAACATTATCTATTCACATCAAGTATTTTCAATGTTTTAACCTTTTTAAGTTTTATCCAATGGATATCAATAATGTCCTCCATTATTTTTTCAGATGATGTATAAAATTTTGTGTAAAGCATTTTACTAGATCAAAAGAAAAAAGGTAGGGTATTCTCTGATTGAACCCAAACATTCCAGAGAAAGGAGAACCCTACCTATGTCTAAAAGTATACCGAATGTCGACTGGGCAAATCAACTGGAAAGTGTCATTCGTCAGTTTGTAAAGGAAAAATTAGAACTGATCATGCGGGAAGAAATCAAGAATTTCCTCGAAATAGAACAGGCCGGAACATCAAATATGAGAAACGGCTACTATCAACGAAATCTAGATACGCAATATGGTCGGATTGAAGGTCTTTTGGTCCCTAGAGACCGAAACGGAGAATTTCAAACCCAATTGTTCGCTCCTTACCAACGGCACACCGGCTGGCTGGAGGAAGCCATCATCAGGATGTATCAAAGTGGCATGAGTACGCGTGAAATTGGCAAGTTTATTGAACGAATTTTAGGCAATGCCTATTCTCCTGCAACGATCAGCCGTATTACCGATGTAGTGAAGGAAGACATCGAGAAATGGCACACTCGTCCACTGCACAAGCGTTATTCCGTCTTATATTTGGATGGTTTATACGTAAAACTTCGTCGCGAAACCGTGGAGAAAGAAGTCATTTATGTGGTGTTAGGAGTGAATGAAGAAGGGTATCGCGAAATTCTGGATTTCTTCGTGGGAGGACAAGAAAGCGCCTATGTATGGCAGGAAATTCTTCAACACCTCTACCAAAGAGGCGTCAAGGAAGTGCTTCTTGGCGTCTTCGATGGCCTTCCGGGGCTGGAGGAAGCCTTTAAGGCGGTGTATCCGAAAGCCGATGTGCAGCGCTGTGTCGTGCACAAAGTCCGCAACACCCTCAGCCGTGTTCGGAAAAAAGACCAA
It encodes:
- a CDS encoding IS256 family transposase, which encodes MSKSIPNVDWANQLESVIRQFVKEKLELIMREEIKNFLEIEQAGTSNMRNGYYQRNLDTQYGRIEGLLVPRDRNGEFQTQLFAPYQRHTGWLEEAIIRMYQSGMSTREIGKFIERILGNAYSPATISRITDVVKEDIEKWHTRPLHKRYSVLYLDGLYVKLRRETVEKEVIYVVLGVNEEGYREILDFFVGGQESAYVWQEILQHLYQRGVKEVLLGVFDGLPGLEEAFKAVYPKADVQRCVVHKVRNTLSRVRKKDQFEVAEDLKLIYRAPNKEMALQMFQQFESKWSSKYPREVQSWANELDVLLTFMDYPSSIRSVIYTTNAIERTIKEIRKRLKPMNSLNSLEAAEKIVYLTIQDFNEKWAGRKLRGFAEAHEALQRMFEERYC
- a CDS encoding transglutaminase-like domain-containing protein, translating into MELIPESTDLMDYLKELDVVNFSHPLIQKKINELFHEGQSEMEKAKIAFEFVRDEISHSWDIQSTRVTCKASEVLYYKEGICYAKANLLAALLRSQGIPTGFCYQRLMLFDTPDQGYSLHALNGVFLKSLNRWIRLDARGNKKGIDSQFSIDEEKLAFTPQEEFDERDYPIIYAKPHPKTIAVLEEHTDALEMYKNHLPEYL